One region of Oncorhynchus nerka isolate Pitt River linkage group LG22, Oner_Uvic_2.0, whole genome shotgun sequence genomic DNA includes:
- the LOC115105242 gene encoding D(1)-like dopamine receptor, which produces MDLNFSMVRDSENLPERNSSKRVLTGCFLFALILTTLLGNTLVCVAVTKFRHLRSKVTNFFVISLAISDLLVAILVMPWKAATEIVGFWPFGAFCNIWVAFDIMCSTASILNLCVISVDRYWAISSPFRYERKMTPKVAFIMISVAWTLSVLISFIPVQLNWHKAAVLELNSTYGELPPDNCDSSLNRTYAISSSLISFYIPVAIMIVTYTRIYRIAQIQIRRISALERAAESAKNRHSSMGNNSNMETESSFKMSFKRETKVLKTLSVIMGVFVCCWLPFFILNCMVPFCEANSTSDFFCISPATFDVFVWFGWANSSLNPIIYAFNADFRKAFSILLGCHRLCPGSNAIEIVSINNNGAQPPASQYQPKGHIPKERNNATYVIPHSILCQEEEPQKKNEVGIKTLEKLSPPLPANLDSDADVINPITQNGQHKTVRC; this is translated from the coding sequence ATGGATTTGAACTTCTCCATGGTCCGTGATAGCGAGAATTTGCCAGAGAGAAACTCATCCAAGCGTGTTCTGACAGGCTGTTTTCTCTTTGCGCTCATCCTGACCACACTGCTAGGGAACACACTGGTATGTGTTGCCGTCACCAAGTTCCGCCACCTGCGTTCAAAGGTCACCAACTTCTTTGTGATCTCTTTGGCCATCTCAGACCTGCTGGTGGCCATATTGGTGATGCCATGGAAGGCAGCGACGGAGATCGTGGGCTTCTGGCCCTTCGGAGCCTTCTGCAACATCTGGGTGGCATTCGACATCATGTGCTCCACAGCGTCCATTTTGAACTTATGTGTCATCAGCGTGGACAGATATTGGGCGATCTCAAGCCCGTTCCGCTATGAGAGGAAGATGACACCCAAGGTGGCATTTATTATGATCAGTGTGGCATGGACTCTGTCCGTGCTTATCTCCTTCATCCCTGTGCAGTTGAACTGGCATAAGGCTGCAGTGTTGGAGCTCAACAGCACTTACGGGGAGCTGCCTCCGGACAATTGCGACTCCAGCCTTAACAGGACTTAtgccatctcctcctccctcatcagcTTCTACATCCCTGTGGCAATCATGATCGTGACTTACACCCGGATTTACAGAATTGCTCAGATACAAATCAGGAGAATCTCAGCCCTGGAGAGGGCTGCGGAGAGTGCCAAGAACCGCCACAGCAGTATGGGGAACAACTCCAACATGGAGACGGAGAGCTCCTTCAAGATGTCTTTCAAAAGAGAAACCAAAGTCCTAAAGACCCTCTCTGTCATAATGGGGGTGTTTGTATGCTGCTGGCTGCCCTTCTTTATCCTCAACTGCATGGTGCCCTTCTGTGAGGCCAACAGCACCTCTGATTTCTTCTGCATTAGCCCTGCTACATTTGACGTGTTCGTCTGGTTCGGCTGGGCCAACTCCTCACTCAACCCCATCATATATGCCTTCAACGCGGACTTCCGCAAAGCATTCTCCATCCTGCTGGGCTGCCACAGACTCTGCCCGGGCAGCAATGCCATAGAGATAGTGAGCATCAACAACAATGGAGCTCAGCCACCTGCGTCCCAGTATCAGCCTAAAGGGCACATTCCCAAGGAGAGAAACAATGCCACCTATGTGATTCCCCACAGCATCCTGTGTCAGGAGGAGGAGCCGCAGAAGAAGAATGAGGTTGGGATTAAGACCTTGGAGAAACTGTCCCCGCCTCTTCCTGCAAACTTGGACAGCGATGCAGATGTGATTAATCCTATAACTCAGAACGGCCAACACAAAACTGTGAGATGTTGA